One region of Zingiber officinale cultivar Zhangliang chromosome 7B, Zo_v1.1, whole genome shotgun sequence genomic DNA includes:
- the LOC122005812 gene encoding ubiquitin C-terminal hydrolase 12-like isoform X10 — protein sequence MSLSEFYDPSQGYLVNDTCVIEAEVTVRKVVDYWSYDSRKETGYVGLKNQGATCYMNSLLQTLYHIPYFRKAVYHMPTTENDMPSGSIPLALQSLYYKLQYSDNSVATKELTKSFGWDTYDSFMQHDVQELNRVLCEKLEDKMKGTVVEGTIQNLFEGHHMNYIECINVDYKSTRKESFYDLQLDVKGCRDVYASFDKYVAVERLEGDNKYQAENHGLQDAKKGVLFIDFPPVLQLQLKRFEYDFMRDTMVKINDRYEFPLQLDLDRDNGKYLSPDADRRIHNLYTLHSVLVHSGGVHGGHYYAFIRPSLSDQWFKFDDERVTKEEAKKALEEQYGGEEELPQPNPGFNNTPFKFTKYSNAYMLVYIRESDTEKIVCNVDEKDIAEHLRIRLKKEQEEKEHKKKEKADAHLYTILKVARNEDLVEQIGREIFFDLVNHDKVRSFRIQKQLPFHHFKEEVAKEFGIPVQFLRFWLWAKRQNHTYRPNRPLTPQEEAQSVSIVGQLREVSNKAHNAELKLFMEVELGLDLLPLALPSKTKEDILLFFKFYDPDKEDLRFAGRLFVKALGKPTEILSKLTEMAGFPPNEEIELYEEIKFEPKVMCEHIDMRLSFKSSQLEDGDIICYQKAIPITDRDQFRYPDIPSFLEYVRNRQVVHFRSLERPKENDFSLELSKHFSYDDVVERVAPLLRVDDPSKIRLTAHNCYSQQPKPQPIKFRGVDHLSDMLVHYNQTSDILYYEILDIPLSELQGLKTLKVAFHHATKEEVAIHSIRLPKNSTVSDVINNLKSKVELSRPDAELRLLEVFYHKIYKIFPPGEKIENINDQYWTLRAEEIPEEEKNLGSHGRLIHVYHFTRDHNQNQMQVQNFGDPFFFVIREAETLADIKIRIQKKLQIPDEKFLKWKFAFISLGRPEYLHDSDVVSNRFQRREIYGAWEQYLGLEHSDTSPKRAYPANQNRHAVDKPVKIYT from the exons ATGTCTCTGAGTGAATTCTATGATCCAAGTCAAGGATATCTTGTCAATGATACTTGTGTAATTGAAGCTGAAGTCACTGTACGTAAGGTTGTAGATTACTGGAGTTATGATTCAAGAAAGGAAACAGGTTATGTTGGCCTTAAGAACCAGGGGGCTACTTGTTACATGAATTCTCTTCTACAGACTCTATATCATATTCCATACTTCAGAAAG GCTGTTTATCACATGCCGACAACAGAAAATGATATGCCATCTGGAAGCATTCCCTTGGCTCTTCAGAGTCTGTACTATAAACTTCAGTATAGTGATAACAGTGTTGCTACAAAGGAGTTGACAAAATCTTTTGGTTGGGACACGTATGATTCTTTCATGCAACATGATGTCCAAGAACTTAACAGGGTTCTTTGTGAAAAATTAGAAGACAAGATGAAG GGAACTGTGGTTGAGGGTACAATTCAGAATTTGTTTGAAGGACATCACATGAACTATATTGAATGCATTAACGTGGACTACAAATCCACCAGAAAAGAATCATTTTATG atttacaGTTAGATGTAAAGGGTTGTCGAGATGTTTATGCTTCATTTGATAAGTATGTTGCAGTAGAGCGGCTTGAGGGAGATAATAAATATCAAGCAGAAAACCATGGGTTACAG GATGCTAAGAAAGGTGTTCTATTCATTGACTTCCCGCCAGTTTTGCAACTCCAACTAAAGCgttttgaatatgatttcatGAGAGATACAATGGTGAAG ATAAATGATCGCTATGAGTTTCCACTTCAGTTAGACCTTGATAGGGATAATGGTAAATATCTCTCTCCCGATGCAGATAGGAGGATTCACAACCTGTATACTCTTCACAG TGTTCTTGTACACAGTGGTGGGGTGCATGGGGGACATTATTATGCTTTCATCCGACCATCTTTATCAGATCAGTG GTTTAAGTTTGATGATGAGCGAGTAACAAAGGAAGAGGCCAAAAAGGCACTAGAGGAGCAGTATGGCGGTGAGGAGGAG TTACCTCAACCAAATCCTGGCTTCAACAATACTCCATTTAAATTTACTAAATACTCAAATGCTTATATGCTTGTGTATATTCGTGAAAGTGACACGGAAAAAATTGTGTGTAATGTTGATGAGAAAGATATTGCAGAACACCTCAGA ATTAGATTAAAAAAAGAACAAGAAGAGAAAGAGCACAAGAAGAAAGAGAAAGCTGATGCTCACCTTTATACTATTTTAAAG GTAGCTCGAAATGAGGATTTGGTGGAACAAATTGGCAGAGAaatattttttgatcttgtgaacCATGACAAAGTTCGGAGTTTTCGTATCCAAAAACAACTGCCATTCCATCATTTTAAG GAGGAGGTAGCCAAAGAATTTGGTATTCCAGTACAGTTTCTGCGATTTTGGCTGTGGGCCAAGCGGCAAAACCATACATATCGGCCCAATCGACCTTTGACCCCCCAGGAGGAAGCACAGTCTGTCAGTATA GTTGGACAGCTAAGGGAGGTTTCAAATAAGGCACACAATGCTGAGCTGAAGCTATTCATGGAAGTTGAGCTTGGGCTG GATCTTCTCCCTCTTGCTCTACCATCAAAAACCAAGGAGGACATACTACTTTTCTTCAAGTTCTATGACCCTGATAAAGAAGATCTAAG ATTTGCAGGAAGGCTGTTCGTGAAGGCTCTTGGAAAGCCAACTGAAATACTCTCAAAACTGACTGAGATGGCTGGATTTCCTCCAAATGAAGAAATTGAACTTTATGAG GAGATAAAGTTCGAACCAAAAGTTATGTGCGAACACATCGACATGCGGCTTTCTTTTAAATCAAGCCAG CTTGAAGATGGAGATATCATTTGCTATCAAAAAGCTATACCAATAACAGATAGAGACCAGTTTCGTTATCCTGACATTCCTTCTTTTCTGGAGTATGTTCGTAATCGACAG GTTGTTCATTTTCGATCCTTGGAGAGGCCAAAGGAGAATGATTTTTCCTTGGAGCT ATCTAAACATTTTTCATATGATGATGTGGTTGAAAGAGTTGCACCGCTACTTCGCGTCGATGATCCATCAAAAATTCGTCTCACAGCTCATAATTGCTATTCTCAGCAGCCTAAACCACAACCAATCAAGTTCCGGGGTGTGGACCACCTTTCAGACATGCTGGTTCACTATAACCAG ACTTCAGATATATTGTATTATGAAATATTGGATATTCCTCTGTCCGAATTGCAAGGTTTAAAAACTCTAAAAGTGGCATTCCACCATGCCACAAAGGAGGAG GTGGCAATTCACAGCATCAGGCTTCCCAAGAATAGCACTGTATCTGATGTAATCAACAACCTAAAATCTAAG GTTGAACTCTCTCGTCCTGATGCTGAACTTAGGTTACTTGAAGTATTCTATCACAAGATCTACAAG ATATTTCCTCCTGGTGAGAAGATCGAGAATATTAATGATCAATATTGGACATTACGTGCTGAAGAG ATTCCAGAAGAAGAGAAAAACCTTGGATCTCATGGTCGATTGATTCATGTTTACCACTTTACTAGAGATCATAATCAGAACCAAATG CAAGTTCAGAATTTTGGAGATCCATTTTTCTTTGTTATTAGAGAAGCTGAGACATTAGCAGATATTAAGATACGCATTCAGAAGAAATTGCAAATTCCAGATGAAAAATTCTTAAAG TGGAAGTTTGCTTTTATATCACTTGGACGCCCGGAATACCTCCATGATTCAGATGTAGTGTCCAATCGATTTCAG AGGAGAGAGATTTATGGAGCCTGGGAGCAGTACCTTGGCTTAGAACATTCTGACACCTCTCCTAAAAGAGCTTACCCAGCTAATCAG AATCGACACGCGGTTGACAAGCCTGTGAAAATTTACACTTGA
- the LOC122005812 gene encoding ubiquitin C-terminal hydrolase 13-like isoform X7: protein MTTMTPPPPDQQGDEEMQVPHQEFAEGPQSMEVISADAATAPESQPMEDPPTFKYRWTIDNLSRSNTKKLYSDIFYVGVYKWRVLIFPKGNNIDHLSLYLDVADSVNLPYGWSRFAHFSLAVVNQINGKYTIIKDAQHQFNARESDWGFTSFMSLSEFYDPSQGYLVNDTCVIEAEVTVRKVVDYWSYDSRKETGYVGLKNQGATCYMNSLLQTLYHIPYFRKAVYHMPTTENDMPSGSIPLALQSLYYKLQYSDNSVATKELTKSFGWDTYDSFMQHDVQELNRVLCEKLEDKMKGTVVEGTIQNLFEGHHMNYIECINVDYKSTRKESFYDLQLDVKGCRDVYASFDKYVAVERLEGDNKYQAENHGLQDAKKGVLFIDFPPVLQLQLKRFEYDFMRDTMVKINDRYEFPLQLDLDRDNGKYLSPDADRRIHNLYTLHSVLVHSGGVHGGHYYAFIRPSLSDQWFKFDDERVTKEEAKKALEEQYGGEEELPQPNPGFNNTPFKFTKYSNAYMLVYIRESDTEKIVCNVDEKDIAEHLRIRLKKEQEEKEHKKKEKADAHLYTILKVARNEDLVEQIGREIFFDLVNHDKVRSFRIQKQLPFHHFKEEVAKEFGIPVQFLRFWLWAKRQNHTYRPNRPLTPQEEAQSVSIVGQLREVSNKAHNAELKLFMEVELGLDLLPLALPSKTKEDILLFFKFYDPDKEDLRFAGRLFVKALGKPTEILSKLTEMAGFPPNEEIELYEEIKFEPKVMCEHIDMRLSFKSSQLEDGDIICYQKAIPITDRDQFRYPDIPSFLEYVRNRQVVHFRSLERPKENDFSLELSKHFSYDDVVERVAPLLRVDDPSKIRLTAHNCYSQQPKPQPIKFRGVDHLSDMLVHYNQTSDILYYEILDIPLSELQGLKTLKVAFHHATKEEVAIHSIRLPKNSTVSDVINNLKSKVELSRPDAELRLLEVFYHKIYKIFPPGEKIENINDQYWTLRAEEIPEEEKNLGSHGRLIHVYHFTRDHNQNQMQVQNFGDPFFFVIREAETLADIKIRIQKKLQIPDEKFLKWKFAFISLGRPEYLHDSDVVSNRFQRREIYGAWEQYLGLEHSDTSPKRAYPANQNRHAVDKPVKIYT from the exons ATGACTACGATGACGCCGCCCCCTCCTGAC CAGCAGGGGGACGAGGAGATGCAGGTGCCGCATCAGGAGTTCGCGGAGGGACCTCAGTCGATggaag TTATATCGGCCGACGCAGCAACTGCACCGGAGAGCCAACCGATGGAGGATCCTCCTACGTTCAAATATAGGTGGACAATTGATAATTTATCCAGGTCGAACACCAAGAAGCTCTACTCTGATATTTTCTACGTTGGAGTGTACAAGTG GCGGGTGCTAATTTTCCCCAAGGGAAATAATATAGACCACTTGTCTTTATACCTTGATGTTGCTGATTCAGTTAACTTGCCATATGGTTGGAGTAGATTCGCCCATTTCTCACTTGCAGTTGTcaatcaaattaatggaaagtacACAATAATAAAAG ATGCACAACACCAATTTAATGCACGAGAAAGTGATTGGGGCTTCACTTCATTTATGTCTCTGAGTGAATTCTATGATCCAAGTCAAGGATATCTTGTCAATGATACTTGTGTAATTGAAGCTGAAGTCACTGTACGTAAGGTTGTAGATTACTGGAGTTATGATTCAAGAAAGGAAACAGGTTATGTTGGCCTTAAGAACCAGGGGGCTACTTGTTACATGAATTCTCTTCTACAGACTCTATATCATATTCCATACTTCAGAAAG GCTGTTTATCACATGCCGACAACAGAAAATGATATGCCATCTGGAAGCATTCCCTTGGCTCTTCAGAGTCTGTACTATAAACTTCAGTATAGTGATAACAGTGTTGCTACAAAGGAGTTGACAAAATCTTTTGGTTGGGACACGTATGATTCTTTCATGCAACATGATGTCCAAGAACTTAACAGGGTTCTTTGTGAAAAATTAGAAGACAAGATGAAG GGAACTGTGGTTGAGGGTACAATTCAGAATTTGTTTGAAGGACATCACATGAACTATATTGAATGCATTAACGTGGACTACAAATCCACCAGAAAAGAATCATTTTATG atttacaGTTAGATGTAAAGGGTTGTCGAGATGTTTATGCTTCATTTGATAAGTATGTTGCAGTAGAGCGGCTTGAGGGAGATAATAAATATCAAGCAGAAAACCATGGGTTACAG GATGCTAAGAAAGGTGTTCTATTCATTGACTTCCCGCCAGTTTTGCAACTCCAACTAAAGCgttttgaatatgatttcatGAGAGATACAATGGTGAAG ATAAATGATCGCTATGAGTTTCCACTTCAGTTAGACCTTGATAGGGATAATGGTAAATATCTCTCTCCCGATGCAGATAGGAGGATTCACAACCTGTATACTCTTCACAG TGTTCTTGTACACAGTGGTGGGGTGCATGGGGGACATTATTATGCTTTCATCCGACCATCTTTATCAGATCAGTG GTTTAAGTTTGATGATGAGCGAGTAACAAAGGAAGAGGCCAAAAAGGCACTAGAGGAGCAGTATGGCGGTGAGGAGGAG TTACCTCAACCAAATCCTGGCTTCAACAATACTCCATTTAAATTTACTAAATACTCAAATGCTTATATGCTTGTGTATATTCGTGAAAGTGACACGGAAAAAATTGTGTGTAATGTTGATGAGAAAGATATTGCAGAACACCTCAGA ATTAGATTAAAAAAAGAACAAGAAGAGAAAGAGCACAAGAAGAAAGAGAAAGCTGATGCTCACCTTTATACTATTTTAAAG GTAGCTCGAAATGAGGATTTGGTGGAACAAATTGGCAGAGAaatattttttgatcttgtgaacCATGACAAAGTTCGGAGTTTTCGTATCCAAAAACAACTGCCATTCCATCATTTTAAG GAGGAGGTAGCCAAAGAATTTGGTATTCCAGTACAGTTTCTGCGATTTTGGCTGTGGGCCAAGCGGCAAAACCATACATATCGGCCCAATCGACCTTTGACCCCCCAGGAGGAAGCACAGTCTGTCAGTATA GTTGGACAGCTAAGGGAGGTTTCAAATAAGGCACACAATGCTGAGCTGAAGCTATTCATGGAAGTTGAGCTTGGGCTG GATCTTCTCCCTCTTGCTCTACCATCAAAAACCAAGGAGGACATACTACTTTTCTTCAAGTTCTATGACCCTGATAAAGAAGATCTAAG ATTTGCAGGAAGGCTGTTCGTGAAGGCTCTTGGAAAGCCAACTGAAATACTCTCAAAACTGACTGAGATGGCTGGATTTCCTCCAAATGAAGAAATTGAACTTTATGAG GAGATAAAGTTCGAACCAAAAGTTATGTGCGAACACATCGACATGCGGCTTTCTTTTAAATCAAGCCAG CTTGAAGATGGAGATATCATTTGCTATCAAAAAGCTATACCAATAACAGATAGAGACCAGTTTCGTTATCCTGACATTCCTTCTTTTCTGGAGTATGTTCGTAATCGACAG GTTGTTCATTTTCGATCCTTGGAGAGGCCAAAGGAGAATGATTTTTCCTTGGAGCT ATCTAAACATTTTTCATATGATGATGTGGTTGAAAGAGTTGCACCGCTACTTCGCGTCGATGATCCATCAAAAATTCGTCTCACAGCTCATAATTGCTATTCTCAGCAGCCTAAACCACAACCAATCAAGTTCCGGGGTGTGGACCACCTTTCAGACATGCTGGTTCACTATAACCAG ACTTCAGATATATTGTATTATGAAATATTGGATATTCCTCTGTCCGAATTGCAAGGTTTAAAAACTCTAAAAGTGGCATTCCACCATGCCACAAAGGAGGAG GTGGCAATTCACAGCATCAGGCTTCCCAAGAATAGCACTGTATCTGATGTAATCAACAACCTAAAATCTAAG GTTGAACTCTCTCGTCCTGATGCTGAACTTAGGTTACTTGAAGTATTCTATCACAAGATCTACAAG ATATTTCCTCCTGGTGAGAAGATCGAGAATATTAATGATCAATATTGGACATTACGTGCTGAAGAG ATTCCAGAAGAAGAGAAAAACCTTGGATCTCATGGTCGATTGATTCATGTTTACCACTTTACTAGAGATCATAATCAGAACCAAATG CAAGTTCAGAATTTTGGAGATCCATTTTTCTTTGTTATTAGAGAAGCTGAGACATTAGCAGATATTAAGATACGCATTCAGAAGAAATTGCAAATTCCAGATGAAAAATTCTTAAAG TGGAAGTTTGCTTTTATATCACTTGGACGCCCGGAATACCTCCATGATTCAGATGTAGTGTCCAATCGATTTCAG AGGAGAGAGATTTATGGAGCCTGGGAGCAGTACCTTGGCTTAGAACATTCTGACACCTCTCCTAAAAGAGCTTACCCAGCTAATCAG AATCGACACGCGGTTGACAAGCCTGTGAAAATTTACACTTGA
- the LOC122005812 gene encoding ubiquitin C-terminal hydrolase 13-like isoform X3: MTTMTPPPPDQQGDEEMQVPHQEFAEGPQSMEVISADAATAPESQPMEDPPTFKYRWTIDNLSRSNTKKLYSDIFYVGVYKWRVLIFPKGNNIDHLSLYLDVADSVNLPYGWSRFAHFSLAVVNQINGKYTIIKDAQHQFNARESDWGFTSFMSLSEFYDPSQGYLVNDTCVIEAEVTVRKVVDYWSYDSRKETGYVGLKNQGATCYMNSLLQTLYHIPYFRKAVYHMPTTENDMPSGSIPLALQSLYYKLQYSDNSVATKELTKSFGWDTYDSFMQHDVQELNRVLCEKLEDKMKGTVVEGTIQNLFEGHHMNYIECINVDYKSTRKESFYDLQLDVKGCRDVYASFDKYVAVERLEGDNKYQAENHGLQDAKKGVLFIDFPPVLQLQLKRFEYDFMRDTMVKINDRYEFPLQLDLDRDNGKYLSPDADRRIHNLYTLHSVLVHSGGVHGGHYYAFIRPSLSDQWFKFDDERVTKEEAKKALEEQYGGEEEVRAITTLFDTNALWNSVYANLALTICTLQLPQPNPGFNNTPFKFTKYSNAYMLVYIRESDTEKIVCNVDEKDIAEHLRIRLKKEQEEKEHKKKEKADAHLYTILKVARNEDLVEQIGREIFFDLVNHDKVRSFRIQKQLPFHHFKEEVAKEFGIPVQFLRFWLWAKRQNHTYRPNRPLTPQEEAQSVGQLREVSNKAHNAELKLFMEVELGLDLLPLALPSKTKEDILLFFKFYDPDKEDLRFAGRLFVKALGKPTEILSKLTEMAGFPPNEEIELYEEIKFEPKVMCEHIDMRLSFKSSQLEDGDIICYQKAIPITDRDQFRYPDIPSFLEYVRNRQVVHFRSLERPKENDFSLELSKHFSYDDVVERVAPLLRVDDPSKIRLTAHNCYSQQPKPQPIKFRGVDHLSDMLVHYNQTSDILYYEILDIPLSELQGLKTLKVAFHHATKEEVAIHSIRLPKNSTVSDVINNLKSKVELSRPDAELRLLEVFYHKIYKIFPPGEKIENINDQYWTLRAEEIPEEEKNLGSHGRLIHVYHFTRDHNQNQMQVQNFGDPFFFVIREAETLADIKIRIQKKLQIPDEKFLKWKFAFISLGRPEYLHDSDVVSNRFQRREIYGAWEQYLGLEHSDTSPKRAYPANQNRHAVDKPVKIYT; the protein is encoded by the exons ATGACTACGATGACGCCGCCCCCTCCTGAC CAGCAGGGGGACGAGGAGATGCAGGTGCCGCATCAGGAGTTCGCGGAGGGACCTCAGTCGATggaag TTATATCGGCCGACGCAGCAACTGCACCGGAGAGCCAACCGATGGAGGATCCTCCTACGTTCAAATATAGGTGGACAATTGATAATTTATCCAGGTCGAACACCAAGAAGCTCTACTCTGATATTTTCTACGTTGGAGTGTACAAGTG GCGGGTGCTAATTTTCCCCAAGGGAAATAATATAGACCACTTGTCTTTATACCTTGATGTTGCTGATTCAGTTAACTTGCCATATGGTTGGAGTAGATTCGCCCATTTCTCACTTGCAGTTGTcaatcaaattaatggaaagtacACAATAATAAAAG ATGCACAACACCAATTTAATGCACGAGAAAGTGATTGGGGCTTCACTTCATTTATGTCTCTGAGTGAATTCTATGATCCAAGTCAAGGATATCTTGTCAATGATACTTGTGTAATTGAAGCTGAAGTCACTGTACGTAAGGTTGTAGATTACTGGAGTTATGATTCAAGAAAGGAAACAGGTTATGTTGGCCTTAAGAACCAGGGGGCTACTTGTTACATGAATTCTCTTCTACAGACTCTATATCATATTCCATACTTCAGAAAG GCTGTTTATCACATGCCGACAACAGAAAATGATATGCCATCTGGAAGCATTCCCTTGGCTCTTCAGAGTCTGTACTATAAACTTCAGTATAGTGATAACAGTGTTGCTACAAAGGAGTTGACAAAATCTTTTGGTTGGGACACGTATGATTCTTTCATGCAACATGATGTCCAAGAACTTAACAGGGTTCTTTGTGAAAAATTAGAAGACAAGATGAAG GGAACTGTGGTTGAGGGTACAATTCAGAATTTGTTTGAAGGACATCACATGAACTATATTGAATGCATTAACGTGGACTACAAATCCACCAGAAAAGAATCATTTTATG atttacaGTTAGATGTAAAGGGTTGTCGAGATGTTTATGCTTCATTTGATAAGTATGTTGCAGTAGAGCGGCTTGAGGGAGATAATAAATATCAAGCAGAAAACCATGGGTTACAG GATGCTAAGAAAGGTGTTCTATTCATTGACTTCCCGCCAGTTTTGCAACTCCAACTAAAGCgttttgaatatgatttcatGAGAGATACAATGGTGAAG ATAAATGATCGCTATGAGTTTCCACTTCAGTTAGACCTTGATAGGGATAATGGTAAATATCTCTCTCCCGATGCAGATAGGAGGATTCACAACCTGTATACTCTTCACAG TGTTCTTGTACACAGTGGTGGGGTGCATGGGGGACATTATTATGCTTTCATCCGACCATCTTTATCAGATCAGTG GTTTAAGTTTGATGATGAGCGAGTAACAAAGGAAGAGGCCAAAAAGGCACTAGAGGAGCAGTATGGCGGTGAGGAGGAGGTTCGAGCAATAACCACTTTGTTTGATACTAATGCCTTATGGAACTCTGTATATGCTAATTTAGCTTTGACTATTTGTACCTTGCAGTTACCTCAACCAAATCCTGGCTTCAACAATACTCCATTTAAATTTACTAAATACTCAAATGCTTATATGCTTGTGTATATTCGTGAAAGTGACACGGAAAAAATTGTGTGTAATGTTGATGAGAAAGATATTGCAGAACACCTCAGA ATTAGATTAAAAAAAGAACAAGAAGAGAAAGAGCACAAGAAGAAAGAGAAAGCTGATGCTCACCTTTATACTATTTTAAAG GTAGCTCGAAATGAGGATTTGGTGGAACAAATTGGCAGAGAaatattttttgatcttgtgaacCATGACAAAGTTCGGAGTTTTCGTATCCAAAAACAACTGCCATTCCATCATTTTAAG GAGGAGGTAGCCAAAGAATTTGGTATTCCAGTACAGTTTCTGCGATTTTGGCTGTGGGCCAAGCGGCAAAACCATACATATCGGCCCAATCGACCTTTGACCCCCCAGGAGGAAGCACAGTCT GTTGGACAGCTAAGGGAGGTTTCAAATAAGGCACACAATGCTGAGCTGAAGCTATTCATGGAAGTTGAGCTTGGGCTG GATCTTCTCCCTCTTGCTCTACCATCAAAAACCAAGGAGGACATACTACTTTTCTTCAAGTTCTATGACCCTGATAAAGAAGATCTAAG ATTTGCAGGAAGGCTGTTCGTGAAGGCTCTTGGAAAGCCAACTGAAATACTCTCAAAACTGACTGAGATGGCTGGATTTCCTCCAAATGAAGAAATTGAACTTTATGAG GAGATAAAGTTCGAACCAAAAGTTATGTGCGAACACATCGACATGCGGCTTTCTTTTAAATCAAGCCAG CTTGAAGATGGAGATATCATTTGCTATCAAAAAGCTATACCAATAACAGATAGAGACCAGTTTCGTTATCCTGACATTCCTTCTTTTCTGGAGTATGTTCGTAATCGACAG GTTGTTCATTTTCGATCCTTGGAGAGGCCAAAGGAGAATGATTTTTCCTTGGAGCT ATCTAAACATTTTTCATATGATGATGTGGTTGAAAGAGTTGCACCGCTACTTCGCGTCGATGATCCATCAAAAATTCGTCTCACAGCTCATAATTGCTATTCTCAGCAGCCTAAACCACAACCAATCAAGTTCCGGGGTGTGGACCACCTTTCAGACATGCTGGTTCACTATAACCAG ACTTCAGATATATTGTATTATGAAATATTGGATATTCCTCTGTCCGAATTGCAAGGTTTAAAAACTCTAAAAGTGGCATTCCACCATGCCACAAAGGAGGAG GTGGCAATTCACAGCATCAGGCTTCCCAAGAATAGCACTGTATCTGATGTAATCAACAACCTAAAATCTAAG GTTGAACTCTCTCGTCCTGATGCTGAACTTAGGTTACTTGAAGTATTCTATCACAAGATCTACAAG ATATTTCCTCCTGGTGAGAAGATCGAGAATATTAATGATCAATATTGGACATTACGTGCTGAAGAG ATTCCAGAAGAAGAGAAAAACCTTGGATCTCATGGTCGATTGATTCATGTTTACCACTTTACTAGAGATCATAATCAGAACCAAATG CAAGTTCAGAATTTTGGAGATCCATTTTTCTTTGTTATTAGAGAAGCTGAGACATTAGCAGATATTAAGATACGCATTCAGAAGAAATTGCAAATTCCAGATGAAAAATTCTTAAAG TGGAAGTTTGCTTTTATATCACTTGGACGCCCGGAATACCTCCATGATTCAGATGTAGTGTCCAATCGATTTCAG AGGAGAGAGATTTATGGAGCCTGGGAGCAGTACCTTGGCTTAGAACATTCTGACACCTCTCCTAAAAGAGCTTACCCAGCTAATCAG AATCGACACGCGGTTGACAAGCCTGTGAAAATTTACACTTGA